TCGTCGCCACCGCCACCGCATGCGGTGAGAGCGGCCAGTAGCAGGGTGGCTGCGGCTGCTGTAGCGCGAACACGCATCTGTCCCGCCACGGTTGAGCTTGCGATGTGGCCCGCCGTTACGGGCAGGTCTCCTCGAACTTGACAGCGTTGAGCGTCACCGACTGCCCTTTGAGTGCAGTACCGGCGGCGGGCGACTGCGCGCACACCTTCCAGTTGCTCTCCACCAGAACCCAGCGACCCGCACCCGAGGCATCCTTGACGGTGAACGACGTACTCGAGTCGAGCGCCGCCCGCGCCGCCTTCACCGACTTCCCCCTGAAGTCCGGCATCTTCCCTCCCGCCGCAGACGGGGCCGCCTCATCCTTCGCCGGGCACTTCTCGGCGAGCTTCACCGCCCCGAAGTCCAGCGTCGTGTCCGTCGACTGCGACGTGCCGGCCTTCACGTTCTGCGAGCAGACCTTCCAGTCGCGGTCGAGGATCTGCGTACGGTCCCGGCCGAGCGCGTCGTGCGACTTCAGCGAGTAGAAGCCCTGCTCCTGCGCTGCATCCTGCGCGGACTGCAGGCCCATGCCGACGAAGTTGGGCACCGTCTTACGCTCGGCCGCGGAGGGCTTGTCATCCTTCGACGCCGACGTGGTGACGCCTGACGCCGGGGTGCCGGTGGCCTTGCTGCTGTCAGTCGGCTGGCAGGCGACGACACCGCCAGCCGCAGTGGCGAGCAGGATGGCGCCGATCATGCGGGTACGCACAGATTCCCCCAGGGTTGAGCTGGTCGGGACACGGTAGGGCAGACGGGGCGGAAGGTGGAGCGAGGTTGCGGAGCTGTGACATCCGGACACGACGACGCCCCCGCTACCCCGCCAACCGGCGGGTGAGCGGGGACGCTTCGTCGTGTAGCGGGGTCCTAGCTCCAGCCGCCGAAGAGGCCGCCGCTGAGCTGCGCGTTGCAGATGTTGTATCCGCCGGACGCGTGCCCCGACTTGGTCTTCCCGTCCACGGTCACCGAGCAGTGGATGTCGCCGCCGCCCTGGAGCTGGGCGGTGACGTTGTAATACATGGCGTCGTCCTTCAATGTGAGCGTCTTCGTCATGGGCAGGCCCCTGCCTTGCAGGTTGTCGGAGTCGCTGCCGTAGGTGATGTCCACACCGGCCGGGGCGGAACCCCACACCTTGAACACGACCTTGTCGGCGGGGGCGGCCGGTTCCGCCTTCTTCGGCGTGGCCTTCGCGGCTGCCGGCTTCGCGGTCTTCGTCACGGTCACGGTCGGGGCGGGCTCGGGCTTCGTCTTGCTTGCGGCGGTCGCGGTGACGGTGACGCGCGGCGCGGGATCCGAAGCGGCGGCCGTCTTCTGGCCGTCGCCGGAGGATCCGATGCCGACTCCGATGAACAGGATGACCAGGGCGGCGGGGATGACGATCCGCTTGCGTGCCCACTTCGGGCGGCCGGTGGGCTGCGG
This portion of the Streptomyces mirabilis genome encodes:
- a CDS encoding MmpS family transport accessory protein; the encoded protein is MSHNQPPPSGPSSWGQVPPPPPMPPQPTGRPKWARKRIVIPAALVILFIGVGIGSSGDGQKTAAASDPAPRVTVTATAASKTKPEPAPTVTVTKTAKPAAAKATPKKAEPAAPADKVVFKVWGSAPAGVDITYGSDSDNLQGRGLPMTKTLTLKDDAMYYNVTAQLQGGGDIHCSVTVDGKTKSGHASGGYNICNAQLSGGLFGGWS
- a CDS encoding PASTA domain-containing protein, producing the protein MIGAILLATAAGGVVACQPTDSSKATGTPASGVTTSASKDDKPSAAERKTVPNFVGMGLQSAQDAAQEQGFYSLKSHDALGRDRTQILDRDWKVCSQNVKAGTSQSTDTTLDFGAVKLAEKCPAKDEAAPSAAGGKMPDFRGKSVKAARAALDSSTSFTVKDASGAGRWVLVESNWKVCAQSPAAGTALKGQSVTLNAVKFEETCP